From the Pseudomonadota bacterium genome, one window contains:
- a CDS encoding SLC13 family permease, with protein sequence MMCAMIAADPFLLMWLTLALAGLAIIAYAHPRIPLELTSVGLVAALLILFHVAPLKDADGANAADAVSLLKGFGNPAIISVVALLIVGQGMVRAGALEMISQTIYRTARGRPAPAIALSLFVALTTSAALNNTPVVVMFIPVLASLADRLGHTASRVMMPLSYCTVLGGMMTLIGSSTNLLVAGTAAELGMKPLGFFDFAVPGAVLAALGFIYVLFIAPRLMPKRQAEDDEPVTASGKQFIAQFIVEPRSPLVGLAAVGGMFPAFREMTVLMVQRGAVHNRAPFEDLALEPDDVVIVAATRKALIGAVARGSGLQIRLSAAAEDNTTPGGESAGESEPSGGARSEQVVAEAMVSPGSRLLGLPIEQSAFPAADGVRVVGVQRRSRMTRAHMHEVRLQAGDVLLVSGRSRDIRGLRANRDVVLMQWSESELPSYNHAGRASLIFLAVVGVAATGVLPIVAAAVAGAALMILSGSLNVRQAARAIDRQIVLVGGAALALNAALSATGGGAYIAGGLIDALDGAGAAVMLSGFFLLVAVFTNLLSNNACAVLFTPIGINIANGLGIDPVIFVVAVILAANCSFASPIGYVTNLLVMTPGRYHFSDFVRAGSPLVLLLWIGFSLFAPWYYGLW encoded by the coding sequence ATGATGTGCGCTATGATCGCCGCCGATCCGTTTCTCCTGATGTGGCTCACTCTGGCGCTCGCTGGACTGGCTATCATTGCCTATGCGCATCCGCGTATACCGCTCGAACTGACGTCTGTCGGTCTTGTCGCGGCGTTGCTCATCCTATTTCACGTTGCCCCACTGAAAGATGCCGACGGCGCCAACGCGGCCGATGCGGTGAGCCTGCTGAAGGGATTCGGCAACCCAGCGATTATTAGCGTTGTCGCCTTGCTGATCGTCGGCCAGGGCATGGTGCGCGCCGGCGCCTTGGAAATGATCAGTCAAACGATCTACCGCACCGCGCGTGGCCGCCCGGCGCCGGCCATCGCGCTCAGCCTGTTTGTAGCACTTACCACCAGCGCGGCGCTCAACAACACGCCGGTGGTGGTCATGTTCATCCCGGTTCTAGCTTCGCTTGCCGATCGCCTGGGGCACACCGCAAGCCGCGTGATGATGCCGCTCAGCTATTGCACCGTCTTAGGCGGCATGATGACGCTCATCGGCTCGAGCACGAACCTGCTGGTCGCCGGCACGGCGGCGGAGCTCGGCATGAAACCGCTGGGTTTCTTCGATTTCGCCGTTCCCGGCGCCGTGCTTGCAGCGCTCGGATTTATTTATGTGTTGTTCATTGCGCCGCGTTTGATGCCCAAACGCCAGGCCGAGGACGACGAGCCCGTCACCGCCAGCGGCAAACAGTTCATCGCCCAGTTTATCGTCGAGCCGCGCTCACCGTTGGTTGGCCTCGCGGCCGTCGGCGGCATGTTTCCGGCGTTCCGTGAGATGACGGTGCTCATGGTGCAGCGCGGCGCTGTACACAACCGGGCGCCATTCGAGGATCTCGCACTTGAACCCGACGATGTGGTGATCGTCGCGGCAACGCGCAAAGCGCTGATCGGCGCCGTGGCGCGCGGCAGCGGCCTGCAAATACGCCTCTCCGCCGCCGCGGAAGATAATACCACGCCCGGTGGCGAGTCCGCCGGCGAATCGGAACCCTCGGGCGGCGCCCGGTCAGAACAGGTGGTGGCCGAGGCCATGGTCTCACCGGGATCGCGCCTCCTGGGCTTACCGATTGAACAATCTGCTTTTCCGGCGGCGGATGGTGTGCGCGTTGTCGGCGTGCAACGGCGCTCACGCATGACGCGGGCGCATATGCATGAGGTGCGCCTCCAAGCCGGCGATGTGTTGCTGGTGTCTGGGCGCAGCCGAGACATCCGCGGCTTGCGCGCCAACCGCGACGTGGTGCTCATGCAATGGTCGGAAAGCGAGCTGCCGTCTTACAATCATGCCGGCCGCGCCAGCCTGATCTTTCTTGCCGTTGTCGGTGTTGCGGCGACGGGCGTCTTGCCGATCGTCGCGGCGGCCGTGGCAGGCGCGGCGCTGATGATCTTATCCGGCTCCCTAAACGTGCGCCAGGCGGCGCGCGCCATCGACCGCCAGATCGTTTTGGTGGGCGGCGCCGCGCTGGCTCTAAACGCGGCCTTGAGCGCCACCGGCGGCGGCGCGTATATCGCCGGTGGCCTGATCGACGCACTCGACGGCGCCGGCGCGGCGGTCATGCTGTCGGGATTTTTCCTTCTGGTGGCAGTTTTTACCAACCTGCTGAGCAACAATGCGTGTGCCGTGCTGTTTACCCCGATCGGAATCAACATTGCCAATGGATTGGGCATCGACCCGGTGATTTTTGTTGTCGCCGTGATCCTCGCCGCCAATTGTTCCTTTGCGTCGCCGATTGGCTATGTCACCAATCTTTTGGTCATGACACCTGGACGCTACCATTTCAGCGATTTCGTGCGCGCCGGAAGCCCGCTCGTTCTGCTGTTGTGGATCGGGTTTTCCCTGTTCGCGCCGTGGTATTACGGGCTTTGGTGA
- a CDS encoding OmpA family protein produces MFPLGSAEMMTETNEMMAKIAESIKKLPNKIAIVGHTDATPYRAGSGYSNWELSTDRAHATRRALIAAGVPEERLVTVTGKAATDPLNKADPEAPSNRRISILLLRETMPPKPLRRGFSDTQSSPFGNYQAPISPSQTVPVVPPRVEQAGGSAFEDRDLDPFESTSPESDADNDADEVVPAPAQTPTESAKAKESKAEAEAFPAEEITPPQEEELIDSDLWQRL; encoded by the coding sequence ATGTTTCCGCTCGGCAGCGCTGAAATGATGACGGAAACAAACGAGATGATGGCCAAAATCGCCGAATCCATCAAAAAGCTCCCCAACAAAATTGCCATCGTTGGCCATACCGACGCGACGCCCTATCGCGCTGGGTCTGGATACAGCAATTGGGAACTTTCCACGGACCGCGCCCATGCCACCCGGCGCGCCCTCATCGCCGCCGGAGTGCCGGAAGAACGGCTGGTCACGGTGACCGGCAAGGCCGCCACCGATCCGCTTAACAAAGCGGACCCGGAAGCACCTTCCAATCGGCGGATCAGCATCCTATTGCTGCGTGAGACTATGCCGCCGAAGCCCTTGCGCCGAGGTTTCTCCGATACGCAGAGCAGTCCCTTCGGAAACTACCAGGCGCCGATTTCACCAAGCCAAACCGTCCCGGTCGTACCGCCACGAGTGGAACAGGCGGGCGGTTCGGCGTTTGAAGACCGCGACCTCGATCCCTTCGAGTCGACCTCGCCCGAAAGCGACGCAGACAACGATGCAGATGAAGTAGTGCCGGCGCCGGCGCAGACGCCAACCGAAAGCGCCAAGGCAAAAGAATCTAAGGCGGAAGCCGAGGCGTTCCCGGCGGAGGAGATCACGCCACCCCAAGAAGAAGAACTTATCGACAGCGACCTCTGGCAGCGCCTCTAA
- the motA gene encoding flagellar motor stator protein MotA has protein sequence MLLIVGSLTVIICVIGGFVMMGGHIEILIQPVEFIIIVGASVGAFIIANPKTVIISCFKTTLGLLKAPRHNKASFLELLTLLYAVFKLVQMKGMLALEQHVENPSESDLFQQFPKFYNDETAVTFLCDYIRLMTLGSDKAHEMETLMDEEIETHHNDLLEISEAINKVAEAMPALGIIAAVLGVIHTMGSITEPPEVLGHLIGAALAGTFLGVLLSYGFVGPIATAIKGRSNTDTKYFVCMKAGLLAYMQGYAPAVSVEFARKTLYSHERPSFYDVEEAVAELPAT, from the coding sequence ATGCTGTTAATCGTTGGCAGCTTGACGGTTATCATTTGCGTCATTGGCGGCTTCGTCATGATGGGCGGCCATATTGAGATTCTGATTCAACCGGTCGAATTCATCATAATTGTCGGCGCGTCGGTAGGCGCCTTCATCATCGCCAATCCCAAGACCGTCATCATATCCTGCTTCAAAACCACGTTGGGCTTACTGAAAGCTCCGCGTCACAACAAGGCCAGCTTTCTCGAATTGCTCACGCTGCTGTACGCGGTGTTCAAACTGGTGCAGATGAAAGGCATGCTGGCGCTTGAACAGCATGTCGAGAACCCTTCGGAAAGCGACCTGTTTCAACAATTTCCTAAATTTTACAATGACGAAACCGCCGTCACCTTTCTCTGCGACTATATCCGTCTCATGACCCTGGGATCGGACAAGGCGCATGAAATGGAAACTTTGATGGACGAGGAGATCGAGACACACCACAACGATCTGCTCGAAATATCTGAGGCCATCAACAAGGTCGCTGAAGCCATGCCAGCGCTCGGCATTATCGCCGCGGTGCTAGGTGTGATTCATACTATGGGCTCTATCACCGAGCCGCCGGAGGTTCTCGGCCACCTCATCGGTGCGGCGCTGGCCGGCACCTTCCTCGGCGTTTTGTTGTCCTACGGATTCGTCGGCCCGATTGCGACGGCAATTAAGGGCCGCTCCAACACGGACACCAAATATTTTGTCTGCATGAAGGCCGGCCTGCTTGCCTATATGCAGGGCTACGCACCGGCCGTCAGCGTGGAATTTGCACGCAAGACGCTTTACTCCCATGAGCGGCCTTCATTCTACGATGTCGAAGAGGCGGTCGCCGAACTGCCCGCGACATAG
- a CDS encoding penicillin acylase family protein, which produces MARKRKRKGQFGLQSRRRGFRWWWPFGGLGALVLLVIIVLAGGYIWLRGSLPEIDGEVQLAGLKGEVEVIRDAHAIPHIYAESVEDAAFAMGFVHAQDRLWQMEFQRRIGAGRLSELFGAESLGYDRFLRTLGVYRAAERTFENLDAETQDIFKAYAAGVNSFLASREGPLPLEFLLISHEPEPWRPADSIVWMKMMAWDLAGNALDEALRARMAKILNADQIAALWPGYPGDGPAVLESQALPDLPWEALAALLPPRPPEGLGSNNWVLSGEHTKSGSTLLANDPHLGLQIPSLWYLAHMSAPGMDVAGATLPGLPMPVLGRTPNFAWGFTNTNPDVQDLFIERLHPDDPHRYLVPGGSAPFETRQETIWVKDGKNVELSVRETRHGPIVSDTIRGSSEFLPTGHAVAFAWTALRDDDLSAQAATRIGLAEDWGSFTAVLRDFHAPQQNIVFADIHGNIGYIAPGRVPIRRSGNGWMPAKGWTGEQDWEGFIPYAGLPRLFNPRSGQIVTANNKVVGLHYPYFITRDWSPPHRAVRIEALLGGSDSHDKESFAAIQADTVSLAAKFLLPRLLTLVPPGSEAAQDALIRLAAWDHVMAAERAEPLIYMAWLRELMRVLFADELGATFRDYFTIRESAIFDALKPGGAWCDDTATASKEDCAAAVGTALDQALDYLASRYGENMDGWAWGEAHYAHSDHEVLGRVPLIGKLFEVQLANGGARNTVNAAGFTVRDEEEPFVQNHGPAYRAIYDLDPLGQSRFIQNTGQSGNPLSSHYRDFAEMWRDGEYVPLLMNRAEIESTNIGTLRLTPRQ; this is translated from the coding sequence ATGGCTAGAAAGCGTAAACGCAAAGGCCAGTTTGGCCTGCAAAGCCGGCGCCGGGGATTTCGTTGGTGGTGGCCGTTCGGCGGATTAGGCGCCCTTGTCCTGCTCGTTATCATTGTTTTGGCGGGAGGCTATATTTGGTTGCGCGGTTCTCTCCCCGAGATCGACGGCGAGGTGCAGCTCGCCGGCCTCAAGGGCGAGGTGGAGGTGATCCGCGACGCCCATGCGATCCCGCATATCTATGCCGAGTCGGTCGAAGACGCGGCGTTCGCGATGGGCTTCGTTCATGCCCAAGACCGCCTGTGGCAGATGGAATTTCAACGCCGCATCGGCGCCGGGCGGCTATCTGAATTGTTCGGCGCAGAATCGCTTGGCTACGACCGTTTTTTGCGCACGCTTGGCGTCTACCGCGCGGCAGAGCGGACGTTCGAAAACCTCGATGCCGAAACACAGGATATTTTTAAGGCGTATGCGGCCGGTGTGAACAGCTTCCTGGCCTCGCGCGAGGGGCCGCTGCCGCTCGAATTTTTGCTGATTTCGCACGAGCCTGAGCCTTGGCGACCGGCCGACAGCATCGTCTGGATGAAGATGATGGCGTGGGATTTAGCCGGCAATGCCCTGGATGAAGCGCTCCGCGCCCGCATGGCGAAAATACTCAACGCAGACCAGATCGCCGCGCTCTGGCCGGGGTATCCGGGGGACGGCCCGGCGGTGTTAGAGAGCCAAGCGCTGCCCGATCTGCCTTGGGAAGCTCTCGCCGCCCTCCTGCCGCCGCGCCCGCCCGAAGGCCTGGGCTCCAACAACTGGGTGCTCTCGGGCGAGCATACCAAGAGCGGCAGCACGCTCCTAGCTAATGATCCTCATTTGGGCCTGCAAATCCCGAGCCTCTGGTATCTTGCCCATATGAGCGCGCCGGGCATGGATGTTGCGGGCGCCACCCTACCCGGCTTGCCGATGCCGGTGCTTGGACGTACGCCGAATTTCGCCTGGGGCTTTACCAACACCAATCCAGATGTGCAGGACCTCTTCATTGAGCGCCTCCATCCGGACGATCCCCATAGATATCTTGTTCCGGGCGGCAGCGCGCCATTCGAGACGCGCCAGGAAACCATCTGGGTTAAAGACGGCAAGAATGTGGAACTCAGCGTGCGTGAGACGCGCCATGGCCCGATCGTTTCCGACACCATCCGCGGCAGCAGTGAATTTCTCCCAACCGGGCACGCCGTGGCGTTCGCCTGGACGGCGCTCCGCGACGACGATCTCAGCGCGCAAGCCGCGACGCGCATCGGACTGGCTGAAGATTGGGGCAGCTTCACCGCCGTCTTGCGCGATTTTCACGCGCCGCAGCAGAATATCGTGTTTGCCGATATTCACGGCAACATCGGCTATATCGCGCCCGGCCGGGTGCCGATTCGGCGCTCGGGCAATGGCTGGATGCCGGCGAAGGGCTGGACCGGCGAGCAAGACTGGGAGGGGTTCATCCCCTATGCGGGTCTGCCGCGCCTATTCAACCCACGCTCTGGTCAGATCGTCACGGCCAACAACAAAGTTGTCGGACTGCATTATCCTTATTTCATCACGCGCGACTGGTCGCCACCACACCGCGCAGTGCGAATCGAAGCACTGCTCGGCGGATCGGATTCGCACGATAAAGAGAGCTTCGCCGCGATCCAGGCGGACACCGTGTCCCTGGCGGCAAAATTTTTATTGCCACGGCTGCTGACCTTGGTGCCGCCCGGCAGCGAAGCGGCGCAAGACGCATTGATCCGTTTGGCGGCGTGGGATCATGTCATGGCGGCTGAGAGGGCCGAGCCACTGATCTACATGGCCTGGCTACGCGAATTGATGCGTGTTCTCTTCGCCGACGAATTAGGCGCCACATTTCGCGATTATTTCACGATCCGCGAGAGTGCTATTTTTGACGCACTGAAGCCCGGCGGCGCCTGGTGTGACGATACGGCAACCGCCTCGAAAGAGGATTGCGCCGCCGCCGTCGGTACCGCGCTTGACCAGGCGCTCGATTACCTGGCTAGCCGCTACGGTGAGAATATGGACGGCTGGGCGTGGGGCGAGGCGCATTACGCACACAGCGACCATGAGGTTCTGGGCCGTGTCCCGCTGATTGGTAAATTGTTTGAAGTCCAGTTGGCCAATGGTGGCGCGCGCAATACGGTCAACGCCGCCGGGTTCACGGTGCGCGACGAAGAAGAACCGTTTGTGCAAAATCACGGTCCGGCATACCGCGCCATTTATGATTTGGACCCGCTCGGGCAATCGCGATTTATTCAAAATACCGGCCAGTCCGGCAATCCGCTTTCGTCGCACTACCGCGATTTCGCTGAGATGTGGCGCGACGGCGAATATGTCCCGCTGCTGATGAATCGGGCGGAAATTGAATCCACCAACATCGGAACCCTCCGCCTCACGCCGCGCCAATAA
- a CDS encoding CoA transferase codes for MAVPGPLNGITIIDLTRVLAGPYCTMVLADLGARVIKVEVPEKGDDARAFGPFINDKSAYFMSVNRGKESLALNLKDDADRTIFEALLEDADILVENYRGGTMERLGYGWESLHPRFPRLIYAACSGFGHTGPYAERPAYDMVVQGLGGVMSLTGHPGGPPTRVGTSIGDITAGLFTAIGISSALHHRTTSGEGMKIDVAMLDCQLAILENALARYFATGEVPGPLGARHPTIVPFQSYETANGHVIITAGNDALFATLCKALARPELASEARFKDNAARGEHVEELRVALEAQLKQQPTEHWLDILTKAGVPAAPINNVEQVLNDPQIAARNMVIETNDPQAGPLRMAGNPIKLSAFDDPTSRQPAPGLDQHRASILDGLKE; via the coding sequence ATGGCGGTTCCTGGGCCCCTCAACGGCATTACGATTATCGATCTGACACGGGTCCTCGCGGGGCCTTATTGCACCATGGTGCTGGCCGATCTCGGGGCCCGAGTGATCAAGGTGGAGGTGCCCGAAAAAGGCGATGATGCGCGCGCCTTCGGCCCGTTCATTAATGATAAATCGGCCTATTTCATGTCGGTCAACCGGGGTAAGGAGAGCCTGGCCCTGAACCTCAAAGACGATGCCGACCGCACGATCTTCGAGGCCCTGTTAGAAGATGCAGACATACTGGTTGAGAATTACCGCGGCGGCACCATGGAGCGCCTCGGCTATGGCTGGGAAAGCCTACATCCACGCTTCCCACGGCTGATCTATGCCGCCTGTTCAGGATTCGGCCACACTGGCCCCTATGCCGAGCGCCCGGCCTACGACATGGTGGTCCAGGGCTTAGGCGGCGTGATGAGCCTGACCGGCCATCCTGGCGGGCCGCCAACCCGGGTCGGCACGTCGATCGGCGATATCACTGCGGGCCTGTTTACCGCCATCGGCATTTCGAGCGCGCTGCATCATCGCACAACCAGCGGCGAAGGCATGAAAATTGATGTCGCGATGCTCGATTGCCAATTGGCGATCCTAGAGAACGCCTTAGCGCGCTATTTTGCCACCGGCGAGGTGCCGGGCCCGCTGGGTGCGCGCCACCCCACCATCGTCCCCTTCCAAAGCTATGAGACGGCGAACGGTCATGTCATCATCACCGCCGGCAATGACGCGCTGTTCGCAACATTGTGCAAGGCCCTGGCCCGCCCCGAGCTGGCCAGCGAAGCGCGCTTTAAGGACAATGCGGCGCGCGGCGAACATGTGGAAGAATTGCGCGTGGCGCTGGAAGCGCAGTTGAAACAGCAGCCGACGGAGCATTGGCTCGACATACTCACCAAAGCCGGCGTCCCGGCCGCACCAATTAATAATGTCGAGCAAGTGCTGAATGATCCGCAAATCGCCGCCCGCAACATGGTGATCGAGACCAACGACCCGCAAGCCGGGCCGCTCCGTATGGCAGGCAACCCGATCAAGCTATCGGCTTTCGATGACCCGACCAGCCGCCAGCCCGCGCCCGGCCTTGATCAACACCGCGCCAGCATCTTGGACGGCCTCAAGGAGTGA
- a CDS encoding alpha/beta hydrolase, protein MQKNVFQISDRHADRLGAFRCLAYTEWGEAENPRVAVCVHGMTRNARDFDAFAEALGDSHRVLCIDLAGRGESDWLREAGGYSPATYISDIRGLLASLELVEVDWIGTSLGGSLGMLIAGDEDLVARSLVRRLVLNDIGPFLPASGMEPIAERVGRAPKFEDLEAAEEYQRQVCAEWGELSDETWMHLTLHSLRRCDDGGFSYHHDPAIGDALRAHGPMRDIELWPWWRRIECPVLALRGGESKILPAETAAEMRQDGTEVIEYPGIGHTPSLMVAEQIAAVTDWLRA, encoded by the coding sequence ATGCAAAAGAATGTTTTTCAAATCTCAGACCGCCATGCGGACCGGCTCGGCGCCTTTCGCTGTTTGGCCTACACCGAGTGGGGCGAGGCGGAGAATCCACGCGTCGCGGTATGTGTGCATGGCATGACGCGAAATGCGCGCGATTTCGACGCCTTTGCCGAGGCGCTCGGCGATAGTCACCGGGTGCTCTGCATCGATCTTGCAGGGCGCGGCGAAAGCGATTGGCTGCGCGAGGCGGGCGGATATTCGCCGGCGACGTATATCTCGGATATTCGTGGCTTGTTGGCCTCGCTAGAGCTGGTGGAGGTGGATTGGATTGGCACCTCTCTCGGCGGCTCGCTCGGCATGTTGATCGCCGGCGATGAAGATCTCGTGGCGCGCAGCTTGGTGCGGCGTCTGGTTCTCAACGATATCGGCCCCTTCCTGCCGGCGAGCGGTATGGAACCGATTGCCGAGCGCGTCGGCCGGGCGCCCAAATTCGAGGATCTCGAGGCAGCGGAAGAATATCAAAGGCAGGTGTGCGCCGAATGGGGCGAATTGAGCGATGAGACCTGGATGCATCTCACGTTGCATAGCCTGCGCCGGTGCGACGACGGCGGTTTTTCCTATCATCACGATCCGGCAATCGGCGACGCGCTGCGCGCCCATGGTCCGATGCGTGACATCGAGCTATGGCCGTGGTGGCGGCGCATCGAATGCCCGGTGCTGGCCCTGCGCGGCGGCGAATCGAAGATTCTGCCGGCCGAAACGGCGGCGGAGATGCGCCAGGACGGTACGGAAGTTATCGAATATCCCGGCATCGGCCACACCCCGTCACTGATGGTGGCCGAACAAATCGCCGCCGTCACCGATTGGTTGCGCGCCTAG
- the hemB gene encoding porphobilinogen synthase: MANFPGTYGRYPATRLRRNRRYEWSRRLMAENVLTPADLIWTVFVRPGQGEVEPVPSMPGVERVSPDVLAERAREAYSLGIPALAVFPQTQPERKTPDGDEALNPDNLVCQAVRAVKDAVPEMGVVCDVALDPYTSHGQDGLVRNGYVVNDESVEVLCRQALNQVAAGCDVIAPSDMMDGRIGALRKALDGAGHEKVLLLSYAAKYASVFYGPFRDAMGSSTSLGEGDKRTYQMDPANTDEAMREVALDIEEGADMVMIKPGMPYLDIVRRVKETFAMPTYVYQVSGEYAMLMAAAERGWLDGEGAIMESLLGFKRAGADGILTYAAIRAAQVLNG, from the coding sequence ATGGCCAATTTTCCCGGAACATATGGCCGATATCCGGCGACACGTTTGCGGCGCAACCGGCGCTACGAATGGTCACGCCGCCTGATGGCGGAGAACGTGCTAACTCCGGCCGATCTGATCTGGACCGTGTTCGTGCGCCCAGGCCAGGGCGAAGTAGAACCTGTGCCCTCCATGCCCGGCGTCGAGCGGGTGTCGCCGGACGTATTGGCGGAGCGAGCGCGTGAAGCCTATTCGCTCGGCATCCCGGCACTCGCCGTTTTTCCACAAACCCAGCCGGAGCGCAAAACACCGGACGGCGACGAAGCGCTCAATCCGGACAATCTAGTGTGCCAGGCGGTGCGCGCGGTGAAAGACGCGGTGCCGGAGATGGGCGTGGTGTGCGACGTGGCGCTCGATCCTTACACCAGCCATGGCCAGGATGGCCTGGTTCGGAACGGCTATGTGGTCAATGACGAATCGGTCGAGGTGTTGTGCCGCCAGGCGCTCAATCAAGTCGCGGCGGGCTGCGACGTGATCGCGCCGTCGGACATGATGGATGGGCGCATCGGCGCGCTCCGCAAAGCGCTCGACGGCGCCGGCCATGAAAAAGTACTGCTGCTCTCCTACGCCGCCAAATATGCCAGCGTGTTCTATGGCCCGTTCCGCGACGCGATGGGCTCGTCTACATCCCTCGGCGAAGGCGACAAGCGCACCTATCAGATGGACCCGGCCAACACGGACGAGGCGATGCGCGAGGTTGCTCTCGATATCGAAGAAGGCGCCGACATGGTGATGATCAAGCCGGGCATGCCCTATCTCGATATCGTGCGCCGGGTGAAGGAGACGTTCGCCATGCCAACCTACGTCTATCAAGTCTCGGGCGAGTACGCGATGCTGATGGCCGCGGCCGAAAGGGGCTGGCTCGACGGCGAAGGCGCGATCATGGAATCACTGCTCGGCTTCAAGCGCGCCGGCGCCGACGGCATTCTCACATACGCTGCCATCCGCGCGGCACAGGTGCTAAACGGCTAG